The genomic DNA GCCCACGTTATTTTGTTTCATCAGTTGCCGGGCGATCGCGAATCGGCTATTTCCCACAGCTTAGAGGCCCTGTGCGCTCAGACAAAGCACTTTCCTTTTTCTTTGCCTTCGCCCCAGCTGCTTGGCAACGGCGTCGCCATCAGCGTCAGTTCTCCTGAGCTGATTCAGCTACACAAAGACCTAGCAACCGCCTGGGACGAATGGCTCATCCCCCAAGATCGCCAGGGCTACCGTCCGCACATCACCATTCAAAATAAGGTGGATTCCAATGCAGCCCGCCAGCTATATGAAGAACTGGAGGCACAATGGCAATCTATGACGGGTTGGGGAGAAGGCTTGTTGCTGTGGTACTACCAAAAAGGACCTTGGGAGTTAGCCCGGGAATTTTGCTTTGCCCAATAGCTCATATTCCAGGTTCCAAAAGGCGTAGCGGATGGGCGATACGCTATGAAACCACATACGCACAGTTAACTACGCTAGGAGCCGCAGCACTAGTGAGTATTGCGTGCCAAGACTGGCTTGAATTCGAGGCTGGTGAATGTATGGTTCTGGGAACTAACCCATTGGATTAGCGCCATCGGTTTGGTTTATAGTCTTGTCAACTCCGCAACAGCAGCAACAAGTTCATAAACATCAGTTGGTTTGGGGAGATACTTCTCAAAGCTTTCCGATCGAAAATTCTGTGATAAAAGCTTTAGACAGTCCTGTTGTTTAAGCAGCGTTG from Nodosilinea sp. FACHB-141 includes the following:
- a CDS encoding 2'-5' RNA ligase family protein — translated: MSNSLILTLKLDQTTFERANTLRQQHFPPERNVVPAHVILFHQLPGDRESAISHSLEALCAQTKHFPFSLPSPQLLGNGVAISVSSPELIQLHKDLATAWDEWLIPQDRQGYRPHITIQNKVDSNAARQLYEELEAQWQSMTGWGEGLLLWYYQKGPWELAREFCFAQ